The Xanthomonas sontii genome contains a region encoding:
- the rpsU gene encoding 30S ribosomal protein S21 codes for MPSVKVRENEPFEFALRRFKRTCEKAGVLAETRKREFYEKPTQERKRKAAAAVKRQLRRTSRDVTKRQRLY; via the coding sequence ATGCCCAGCGTTAAAGTCCGCGAGAACGAGCCCTTCGAGTTTGCGCTCCGTCGCTTCAAGCGCACCTGCGAAAAGGCCGGCGTGCTGGCCGAAACCCGCAAGCGCGAGTTCTACGAAAAGCCGACCCAGGAACGCAAGCGCAAGGCCGCTGCCGCGGTGAAGCGCCAGCTGCGTCGCACCTCGCGCGACGTCACCAAGCGCCAGCGTCTGTACTGA
- a CDS encoding GatB/YqeY domain-containing protein, whose protein sequence is MTLKQQLTDDMKAAMKSGDKHSLGVIRLINAAIKQKEVDERVEMDDAAVIAVMDKMVKQRKDSVSQYEAAGRDDLAQVEREEIVVIERYLPSKMGEAEIVAAIQAAKAQTGAASPADMGKLMAVLKPMLAGKADMGQVSVLVKQQLAG, encoded by the coding sequence ATGACCCTCAAGCAGCAGCTCACCGACGACATGAAGGCCGCGATGAAGTCCGGCGACAAGCACAGCCTGGGCGTGATCCGGCTGATCAACGCCGCGATCAAGCAGAAGGAAGTGGACGAGCGCGTGGAGATGGACGACGCCGCGGTGATCGCGGTGATGGACAAGATGGTCAAGCAGCGCAAGGACTCGGTGAGCCAGTACGAGGCCGCCGGCCGCGACGACCTGGCCCAGGTGGAGCGCGAGGAGATCGTGGTGATCGAGCGCTACCTGCCGAGCAAGATGGGCGAGGCCGAGATCGTCGCCGCGATCCAGGCGGCGAAGGCGCAGACCGGCGCCGCCAGCCCGGCCGACATGGGCAAGCTGATGGCCGTGCTCAAGCCGATGCTCGCGGGCAAGGCCGACATGGGCCAGGTCTCGGTGCTGGTCAAGCAGCAGTTGGCCGGCTGA